In one window of Thermus oshimai DSM 12092 DNA:
- a CDS encoding SDR family NAD(P)-dependent oxidoreductase, with amino-acid sequence MRKTLILTGASRGIGRALALELARAGYNLVLNARSEGPLREALEEVRALGAKAEMVAGSAGKREVAEALVEKAKALEGFYGYIHNAGVLHPGPFLFELAEELFLEVLEANLLAGYQLARFAYPYLKAQGEGLAVYVGSGAAETNLPGIGAYAVAKAAEEHLARQLAAEAPEVACFIYRPGVVETEMQRAAREAQGGAAPVLQRVFRGYKEEGRLLSPEEAAKALVRLLPRARSFHGKIATWRDA; translated from the coding sequence GTGAGAAAGACCCTTATCCTCACCGGGGCGAGCCGGGGCATCGGCAGGGCCCTGGCCCTGGAGCTGGCCCGCGCTGGGTACAACCTGGTGCTAAACGCCCGCTCGGAAGGGCCCCTAAGGGAAGCGCTGGAGGAGGTGCGGGCCCTCGGGGCCAAGGCGGAGATGGTGGCGGGAAGCGCGGGAAAAAGGGAGGTGGCCGAGGCCCTGGTGGAAAAGGCCAAGGCCCTGGAGGGGTTTTACGGCTACATCCACAACGCCGGGGTCCTCCACCCGGGGCCCTTCCTCTTTGAGCTGGCGGAGGAGCTCTTCCTGGAGGTCCTCGAGGCCAACCTCCTCGCGGGCTACCAGCTGGCCCGCTTCGCCTACCCCTACCTCAAGGCCCAAGGGGAAGGGCTTGCGGTCTACGTGGGCTCGGGGGCGGCGGAGACCAACCTCCCCGGCATCGGGGCCTACGCGGTGGCCAAGGCGGCGGAGGAGCACCTGGCCCGGCAGCTGGCCGCGGAGGCCCCGGAGGTGGCCTGCTTCATCTACCGCCCCGGGGTGGTGGAAACGGAGATGCAGCGCGCGGCCCGGGAGGCCCAAGGCGGGGCCGCCCCGGTGCTCCAGCGGGTGTTTAGGGGGTACAAGGAGGAAGGCCGCCTCCTCTCCCCCGAGGAGGCGGCCAAGGCCCTGGTCCGGCTTCTCCCCCGGGCCCGGAGTTTTCACGGAAAGATCGCCACCTGGAGGGACGCATGA
- the ilvD gene encoding dihydroxy-acid dehydratase: MRSDRIKKGLQQAPARAMLRAVGVGDEDFSRPFVGVVNTFTDGMPCNAHLRQLALDLKAGLKEAGVFPFEFGAPAISDGISMGTPGMRASLVSREVIADSVELVAQGYLYDGMAVLSACDKTIPGGAMGVIRSGVPGMVLYGGTIAPGVYGERKLTIVEVFEAVGQRAAGRISEEELLEIERRAIPGPGACGGQYTANTMAMALEVLGLSPMGYNAIPAVHPEKPKATRKAAEVLAEAIRRDWKPKDFLTRKSFLNAIAAVAATGGSTNAVLHLLALAREAGVELSLEDFDRISRKTPVIADLRPWGTYTAWELYEAGGTPLVFKRLLEAGLLYGEERTVTGRTLEEEVEAHFREAEGQRVVFPVEKALKPQGGLVVLFGNLAPRGAVLKLAGTERTFFEGPARVFDSEEEAMAKVLAGEIRPGDVVVIRYVGPKGAPGMPEMLSVTSALVGEGLGPEVALLTDGRFSGGTRGLMIGHIAPEAFVGGPIALLEEGDRVRIDVEGRRLEVLLPEEELERRRARWQPRPPAFRHGLFARYAALVRQADEGAALEDPRGA; encoded by the coding sequence ATGAGGTCAGACCGGATCAAGAAAGGACTGCAGCAGGCCCCCGCCCGGGCCATGCTCCGGGCGGTGGGCGTGGGGGACGAGGACTTCTCTAGGCCCTTTGTAGGGGTGGTGAACACCTTCACCGACGGCATGCCCTGCAACGCCCACCTCCGGCAGCTCGCCCTGGACCTGAAGGCGGGGCTCAAGGAGGCCGGGGTCTTCCCCTTTGAGTTCGGGGCCCCCGCCATCTCCGACGGCATCAGCATGGGCACCCCGGGGATGCGGGCAAGCCTGGTAAGCCGCGAGGTCATCGCGGACAGCGTGGAGCTCGTGGCCCAGGGCTACCTCTACGACGGGATGGCGGTGCTCTCCGCCTGCGACAAGACCATCCCCGGGGGGGCCATGGGGGTCATCCGCAGCGGGGTGCCGGGGATGGTCCTCTACGGGGGGACCATCGCCCCGGGGGTCTACGGGGAGCGGAAGCTCACCATCGTGGAGGTCTTTGAGGCGGTGGGGCAACGGGCCGCGGGAAGGATCTCCGAGGAGGAGCTTCTGGAGATCGAGCGGCGGGCCATCCCCGGCCCCGGGGCCTGCGGGGGGCAGTACACCGCCAACACCATGGCCATGGCCCTGGAGGTCCTGGGCCTTTCCCCCATGGGCTACAACGCCATCCCCGCGGTGCACCCCGAAAAGCCTAAGGCCACCCGAAAGGCCGCGGAGGTCCTAGCCGAGGCCATTCGGAGGGACTGGAAGCCCAAGGACTTCCTCACCCGGAAAAGCTTCCTCAACGCCATCGCCGCGGTGGCCGCCACCGGCGGGAGCACCAACGCCGTGCTCCACCTCCTGGCCCTGGCCAGGGAAGCGGGGGTGGAGCTCAGCCTCGAGGACTTCGACCGGATCTCCCGCAAGACCCCGGTCATCGCCGACCTCCGCCCCTGGGGGACCTACACCGCCTGGGAGCTCTACGAGGCGGGGGGCACGCCCCTCGTCTTCAAGCGGCTTCTGGAGGCGGGCCTCCTTTACGGGGAGGAACGGACGGTTACGGGCCGGACCCTGGAGGAGGAGGTGGAGGCCCACTTCCGGGAGGCGGAGGGCCAACGGGTGGTCTTCCCCGTGGAGAAGGCCCTAAAGCCCCAGGGGGGCCTCGTGGTCCTCTTCGGGAACCTGGCCCCTAGGGGGGCGGTCTTAAAGCTTGCGGGCACGGAGCGCACCTTCTTTGAGGGGCCCGCGCGGGTGTTTGACTCGGAGGAGGAGGCCATGGCCAAGGTCCTGGCGGGGGAGATCCGCCCGGGGGACGTGGTGGTCATCCGCTACGTGGGGCCCAAGGGGGCGCCCGGCATGCCCGAGATGCTCTCCGTGACCAGCGCCCTCGTGGGGGAGGGCCTGGGGCCCGAGGTGGCCCTCCTCACCGACGGCCGCTTCTCCGGAGGCACCCGCGGCCTCATGATCGGCCACATCGCCCCCGAGGCCTTCGTGGGCGGGCCCATCGCCCTATTGGAAGAGGGGGACCGGGTGCGGATTGACGTGGAGGGCCGGCGCCTCGAGGTCCTCCTCCCCGAGGAAGAGCTGGAAAGGAGGAGGGCCCGCTGGCAGCCCCGCCCCCCCGCCTTCCGCCACGGGCTTTTCGCCCGCTACGCCGCCCTGGTGCGCCAGGCGGACGAAGGGGCGGCCCTGGAAGACCCTAGGGGCGCTTGA
- a CDS encoding c-type cytochrome, with product MKRALFLLFFLGLALAQGVEALWGRTCAQCHGDKAQGVRPYPGLASALPFFATPEGRRYLVLVVLYGRKGEAGLMPGFYQLKDEEVARLLNHLKDLLRAKGEPFSPEEVARERGKNLTPDAVKRP from the coding sequence ATGAAGCGGGCCCTTTTCCTCCTCTTCTTCCTGGGCCTGGCCCTGGCCCAGGGGGTGGAGGCCCTGTGGGGGCGCACCTGCGCCCAGTGCCACGGGGATAAGGCCCAGGGGGTGCGCCCCTACCCCGGCCTGGCCTCCGCCCTTCCCTTCTTCGCCACCCCGGAGGGCCGCCGCTACTTGGTGCTGGTGGTCCTCTACGGCCGGAAGGGGGAGGCCGGGCTCATGCCCGGCTTCTACCAGCTCAAGGACGAGGAGGTGGCCCGGCTCCTGAACCACCTAAAGGACCTCCTCCGGGCCAAGGGGGAGCCCTTCAGCCCGGAGGAGGTGGCCCGGGAGCGGGGGAAGAACCTCACCCCCGACGCGGTCAAGCGCCCCTAG
- a CDS encoding polyamine ABC transporter substrate-binding protein: protein MKRGVWILLALLLVGVGYLFLRPKPPQTAGTLYFLNWADYIPEELVQKFEAETGAKVVLDTFESPEAMLAKLKAGADREFSLVVAPDYYVLQMAREDLLAPLDKGRLKNLAHLDPFFQDPPYDPGLQYSVPYLWGTTGLAYREDLVTGPVDSYAVFFDPEKAVGPFLLLDEMRETVGAALKYLGYSVNATDPKALEEAKALLLSAKARSVGFAGGIEALNRLLAGDAAVTLAYSGDVLQARQEDARLRYAIPKEGGTLWTDAMVVLKRGPAQDLAYRFIDFLLEPENAAALAEYTRYATPVAAAIPLLPEEMRQDPVVFPPEEVRSKLEYLKDLGPDIALFDQVWTEVKAR from the coding sequence ATGAAGCGGGGAGTTTGGATTCTCTTGGCGCTTTTGCTGGTGGGGGTGGGGTACCTCTTCCTTCGGCCCAAGCCCCCTCAAACCGCGGGCACCCTGTACTTCCTGAACTGGGCGGACTACATCCCGGAGGAACTGGTTCAGAAGTTTGAGGCGGAAACGGGGGCCAAGGTGGTCCTGGACACCTTTGAGTCCCCCGAGGCCATGCTGGCCAAGCTCAAGGCGGGGGCCGACCGGGAGTTCTCCCTGGTGGTGGCCCCCGATTACTACGTGCTCCAGATGGCCCGGGAGGACCTCCTGGCTCCCCTAGACAAGGGAAGGCTTAAGAACCTGGCCCACCTGGACCCCTTCTTCCAGGACCCCCCCTACGACCCTGGCCTCCAGTACTCCGTCCCCTACCTCTGGGGCACCACGGGGCTGGCCTACCGGGAGGACCTGGTGACGGGGCCGGTGGACTCCTACGCGGTGTTCTTTGACCCCGAAAAGGCCGTGGGGCCCTTCCTCCTCCTGGACGAGATGCGGGAGACGGTGGGGGCCGCCCTCAAGTACCTGGGCTACTCCGTGAACGCCACCGACCCCAAGGCCCTGGAGGAGGCCAAGGCCCTGCTCCTTTCCGCCAAGGCCCGCTCCGTGGGCTTTGCCGGGGGAATAGAGGCCTTAAACCGCCTCCTGGCAGGGGACGCGGCGGTGACCCTGGCCTACTCCGGGGATGTCCTCCAGGCCCGCCAGGAGGACGCGCGCCTGCGCTACGCCATCCCCAAGGAGGGGGGCACCCTCTGGACGGACGCCATGGTGGTCCTCAAGCGGGGCCCGGCCCAGGACCTGGCCTACCGCTTCATAGACTTCCTCCTGGAGCCGGAAAACGCCGCGGCCCTTGCGGAGTACACCCGCTACGCCACCCCCGTGGCCGCGGCCATCCCCCTCCTCCCCGAGGAGATGCGCCAGGACCCGGTGGTCTTCCCGCCGGAGGAGGTGCGTTCCAAGCTGGAGTACCTCAAGGATTTGGGTCCGGACATCGCCCTTTTTGACCAGGTCTGGACGGAGGTAAAGGCCCGCTAA
- a CDS encoding ABC transporter permease, producing the protein MKRLLALHALLVYLFLYLPILVIVALSFNQSRRGVRFTGFTLDWYRALFADPRVLEYALNTLLVALVSTLVATVLGTLLALGLVRYRFPGKGFLYYLLYVPVVVPDVVMGVSLLLLFAMSRELLGFPRLSLLTVILGHITFQVAFVTLVVRARLLLLDPALEEAARDLGARGWQTFFHVTLPLAWPGVAAGALLALTLSLDDFVVTFFTAGPGATTLPLYIYSSVKLGVSPKVHALSTLIVGASALFLALAYAVGRRRV; encoded by the coding sequence ATGAAGCGGCTCCTTGCCCTCCACGCCCTGCTCGTCTACCTCTTCCTCTACCTCCCCATCCTGGTCATCGTCGCCCTTTCCTTCAACCAAAGCCGCCGGGGGGTGCGCTTCACCGGCTTCACCCTGGACTGGTACCGGGCCCTTTTCGCCGACCCCAGGGTCTTGGAGTACGCCCTGAACACCCTCCTCGTGGCCCTGGTCTCCACCCTGGTGGCCACGGTCCTGGGCACGCTTCTCGCCCTCGGCTTGGTGCGCTACCGCTTCCCCGGCAAGGGCTTCCTCTACTACCTCCTCTACGTGCCCGTGGTGGTGCCGGACGTGGTCATGGGGGTTTCCCTGCTCCTCCTCTTCGCCATGAGCCGGGAACTTCTCGGCTTCCCCCGGCTTTCCCTCCTCACGGTCATCCTGGGGCACATCACCTTCCAGGTGGCCTTCGTGACCCTGGTGGTGCGGGCCAGGCTCCTCCTCCTGGACCCGGCCCTGGAGGAAGCGGCCCGGGACCTGGGGGCTAGGGGCTGGCAGACCTTCTTCCACGTGACCCTCCCCCTGGCCTGGCCGGGGGTGGCGGCGGGGGCCCTTCTCGCCCTCACCCTCTCCCTGGACGACTTCGTGGTAACCTTTTTCACCGCGGGGCCTGGGGCCACCACCCTGCCCCTTTACATCTACTCCAGCGTGAAGCTGGGCGTGAGCCCCAAGGTCCACGCCCTCTCCACCCTGATCGTGGGGGCAAGCGCCCTCTTCCTGGCCCTGGCCTACGCGGTGGGAAGGAGGCGGGTATGA
- a CDS encoding ABC transporter permease: MNEAATPLRRLFRVLVTVGPGALWLFLFVLLPTLLVLLASFLTRGPYGELVLPLGLHNYARLLNPLYLEVFANSLLLGLLTTLLSLLLGYPLAFYIARHPRRDLLLFLLLLPFLTNFLIRVYAWLVLLQREGLLNAFLGAFGLGPFPFYPSFLAVLLATLYTFLPFFVLPLYAAVERLDWQLLEAAYDLGARPVRAFFHAVLPQTYPGLFAGSALVFIPAMGTFVVADLLGAGRVVLIGNLIQQQFGVTRDWAFGAALSVFLMAFVLLALYLYARVQGERGLEDLV; encoded by the coding sequence ATGAATGAGGCGGCTACCCCTCTAAGGCGCCTCTTCCGGGTCCTGGTGACCGTGGGGCCCGGGGCCCTTTGGCTTTTCCTCTTCGTCCTCCTGCCCACCCTTCTCGTCCTCCTGGCCTCCTTCCTCACCCGGGGGCCCTACGGGGAGCTTGTCCTTCCTTTGGGGCTTCACAACTACGCCCGGCTCCTCAACCCCCTTTACCTCGAGGTCTTCGCCAATAGCCTCCTCTTAGGCCTCCTCACCACGCTCCTTTCCCTCCTCCTGGGCTACCCCCTGGCCTTCTACATCGCCCGCCATCCCAGGAGGGACCTCCTCCTTTTTCTCCTCCTCCTGCCCTTCCTCACCAACTTCCTCATCCGGGTCTACGCCTGGCTGGTCCTCCTCCAGCGGGAGGGCCTCTTAAACGCCTTCCTGGGGGCTTTTGGCCTTGGGCCTTTCCCCTTTTACCCCTCCTTCTTGGCCGTGCTCCTCGCCACCCTCTACACCTTCCTTCCCTTCTTCGTCCTGCCCCTCTACGCGGCGGTGGAAAGGCTGGACTGGCAGCTTCTCGAGGCGGCCTACGACCTGGGGGCGAGGCCGGTGAGGGCCTTCTTCCATGCGGTCCTGCCCCAGACCTACCCCGGGCTTTTTGCGGGCAGCGCCTTGGTCTTCATCCCGGCCATGGGCACCTTTGTGGTGGCGGACCTCCTGGGGGCTGGGCGGGTGGTCCTCATCGGCAACCTCATCCAGCAGCAGTTCGGCGTGACCCGGGACTGGGCCTTCGGGGCCGCCTTAAGCGTCTTCCTCATGGCTTTCGTGCTCCTGGCCCTTTACCTCTACGCCCGCGTGCAGGGGGAAAGGGGGCTTGAGGACCTGGTATGA
- a CDS encoding ABC transporter ATP-binding protein: MAGEPLVKLLGVRKAYGEVVALDGVDLEVKRGEFFSLLGPSGCGKTTLLRLLAGFETPDAGRILLDGKDMAGVPPYARPVNTVFQNYALFPHMTVEGNVAFGLRMKGLREEEIRKKVAWALELVDLLGLEKRYPRELSGGQKQRVALARALVLEPLVLLLDEPLSALDARLRQELRVELMQLQRRLGTTFIFVTHDQEEALVMSDRIAVMRAGRIEQLGLPDEVYERPKTRFVAEFLGRSNLIPARPHPQGAETPLGPLHLPRPLEREALLAVRPEKIRLYPRSASNLPGRNLVLARVEEIVYTGAENQYILQAGPLRLLAYTLNQDLQEPGAEEFAYGEEVFCYLPPENLVVIHE, from the coding sequence GTGGCCGGAGAGCCCCTGGTCAAGCTTCTTGGCGTGCGCAAGGCCTATGGGGAGGTGGTGGCCCTGGACGGGGTGGACCTCGAGGTAAAGCGGGGGGAGTTTTTCAGCCTCCTCGGGCCCTCGGGGTGCGGCAAGACCACCCTCCTCCGCCTCCTTGCGGGCTTTGAAACCCCGGACGCGGGCCGGATCCTCCTGGACGGGAAGGACATGGCGGGGGTCCCCCCCTACGCCCGGCCGGTGAACACCGTGTTCCAGAACTACGCCCTCTTCCCCCACATGACCGTGGAGGGGAACGTGGCCTTTGGCCTCCGGATGAAGGGCCTAAGGGAGGAGGAGATCCGCAAAAAGGTGGCCTGGGCCCTGGAGCTTGTGGACCTCCTGGGCCTGGAGAAGCGCTACCCCAGGGAGCTTTCCGGGGGGCAGAAGCAGCGGGTGGCCCTGGCCCGGGCCCTGGTCCTGGAGCCTCTGGTCCTCCTCCTGGACGAGCCCCTTTCGGCCCTGGACGCGAGGCTTCGCCAGGAGCTCAGGGTGGAGCTCATGCAGCTCCAAAGGCGGCTTGGCACCACCTTCATCTTCGTCACCCACGACCAGGAGGAGGCCCTGGTGATGTCGGACCGCATCGCGGTCATGCGCGCGGGGCGGATTGAGCAGCTGGGCCTGCCCGACGAGGTTTACGAGCGCCCCAAGACCCGCTTCGTGGCGGAGTTTTTGGGCCGCTCCAACCTCATCCCCGCAAGGCCCCACCCCCAAGGGGCCGAGACCCCTTTGGGCCCCCTCCACCTCCCCCGCCCCCTGGAGCGGGAGGCCCTTCTCGCCGTCCGGCCGGAGAAGATCCGGCTCTACCCCCGCTCCGCTTCAAACCTGCCCGGGCGGAACCTGGTCCTTGCCCGGGTGGAGGAGATCGTCTACACGGGGGCGGAGAACCAGTACATCCTCCAGGCGGGCCCCTTAAGGCTTCTGGCCTACACCCTGAACCAGGACCTGCAGGAGCCGGGGGCCGAGGAGTTCGCTTATGGGGAGGAGGTCTTCTGCTACCTTCCCCCGGAGAACCTGGTGGTGATCCATGAATGA
- the rodA gene encoding rod shape-determining protein RodA: MVARIPLQAYDWGLVALTLALLALGFVNLKSAAPDPALLLRQGVALLLGLLLAVGVQFLSRKRLFALALPLYAFSLLLLLLVLLVGREINGAKAWFVLGPIQFQPLELAKLSLVLLLARALESRPIRTLWDYLLPASLVLPVVALLLLQPDLGGSLVVLFGAFAVLFVRGLPWRHLLLGGALLLVLVPAVVWPNLKPYQRERVLIVLDPYRDPLGQGFQVIQSTIAIGSGGLFGKGYGQGTQTQLGFVPFRHTDFVFAVFAEEWGFVGVVALLGLYGLFLARIFGLALECPRPSDRLFIAGVGGMLGFQVLVNLGVALGVLPVTGLTLPLLSYGGSSLMATLLALGLVLLVHRDRMQP; the protein is encoded by the coding sequence GTGGTCGCGAGAATCCCCCTACAGGCCTACGACTGGGGGCTCGTGGCCCTTACCCTGGCCCTTTTGGCCCTGGGGTTCGTCAACCTGAAAAGCGCGGCCCCCGACCCCGCCCTCCTCCTCCGCCAGGGGGTGGCCCTCCTCTTGGGCCTCCTCCTGGCCGTGGGGGTCCAGTTCCTCTCCCGCAAGCGCCTGTTCGCCTTGGCCCTGCCCCTTTACGCCTTCAGCCTCCTCCTCCTCCTCCTGGTCCTTTTGGTGGGGCGGGAGATCAACGGGGCCAAGGCCTGGTTCGTCCTCGGCCCCATCCAGTTCCAGCCCCTGGAGCTGGCCAAGCTTTCCCTGGTCCTCCTCCTGGCCCGGGCGCTGGAGAGCCGCCCCATCCGCACCCTCTGGGACTACCTCCTCCCCGCAAGCCTGGTCCTCCCCGTGGTGGCCCTCCTCCTCCTCCAGCCCGACCTGGGGGGAAGCCTGGTGGTCCTCTTCGGGGCCTTCGCGGTGCTTTTCGTCCGGGGGCTTCCCTGGCGGCACCTCCTCCTTGGGGGGGCGCTTCTTTTGGTGCTGGTGCCCGCGGTGGTCTGGCCCAACCTCAAGCCCTATCAGCGGGAACGGGTCCTCATCGTCCTGGACCCCTACCGCGACCCCCTGGGCCAGGGGTTCCAGGTGATCCAGTCCACCATCGCCATCGGCTCGGGGGGGCTTTTCGGCAAGGGGTACGGCCAGGGCACCCAGACCCAGCTGGGCTTCGTGCCTTTCCGGCACACGGACTTCGTCTTCGCCGTCTTCGCCGAGGAGTGGGGGTTCGTGGGGGTGGTGGCCCTCCTCGGGCTTTACGGCCTGTTCCTGGCCCGGATCTTTGGCCTGGCCCTGGAGTGTCCGCGCCCTTCCGACCGGCTCTTCATCGCCGGGGTGGGGGGGATGCTGGGCTTCCAGGTCCTGGTGAACCTGGGGGTGGCCCTGGGGGTTTTGCCCGTGACCGGCCTCACCCTGCCCCTCCTCTCCTACGGGGGGTCTAGCCTCATGGCCACCCTGCTGGCCCTGGGCCTGGTCCTTTTGGTCCACCGGGACCGGATGCAGCCCTAG
- the minE gene encoding cell division topological specificity factor MinE, with amino-acid sequence MWWRKKSKDRAKERLKLVLAYDRAKLSPGLVESLKKDLLEVLRRYFPAQEEGIQVALEERGEKMVLLADIPLKG; translated from the coding sequence ATGTGGTGGCGGAAGAAGAGCAAGGACCGGGCCAAGGAACGGCTCAAGCTCGTCCTGGCCTACGACCGGGCCAAGCTCTCCCCGGGGCTGGTGGAGAGCCTTAAAAAAGACCTCCTGGAGGTCCTCCGCCGCTACTTCCCCGCCCAGGAGGAGGGCATCCAGGTGGCCCTGGAGGAGCGGGGGGAGAAGATGGTCCTCCTGGCGGACATCCCCTTAAAGGGTTAG
- the minD gene encoding septum site-determining protein MinD yields the protein MNARAIVVTSGKGGVGKTTTTANLGAALAKLGEKVAVVDVDVGLRNLDVVMGLEGRVVFDLIDVLEGRAKPRQALIRDKRLESLFLLPASQTKDKEALDKERFKELIRYLLEEEGFDRVLIDSPAGIEKGFQTASYPAEGALVVVNPEVSSVRDADRIIGLLEAREIRENFLVINRLRPKMVAKGDMLSVEDVVEILGLKPIGIVPEDEQVIVSTNQGEPLVLKGTGPAAQAFMDTARRIRGEEVPFRHLDEAGGLLSVLRRLFGGGR from the coding sequence GTGAACGCGCGCGCCATCGTGGTGACTTCCGGAAAAGGTGGGGTGGGGAAGACCACCACCACCGCCAACCTGGGCGCGGCCCTGGCCAAGCTGGGGGAGAAGGTGGCGGTGGTGGACGTGGACGTGGGCCTCAGGAACCTGGACGTGGTCATGGGCCTCGAGGGGCGGGTGGTCTTTGACCTCATCGACGTCCTGGAAGGCCGCGCCAAGCCCCGCCAGGCCCTCATCCGGGACAAGAGGCTGGAAAGCCTCTTCCTCCTCCCCGCCTCCCAGACCAAGGACAAGGAGGCCCTGGACAAGGAGCGCTTTAAGGAGCTCATCCGCTACCTCCTGGAGGAGGAGGGGTTTGACCGGGTGCTCATCGACTCCCCCGCGGGGATAGAGAAGGGCTTCCAGACCGCGAGCTACCCCGCGGAGGGTGCGCTTGTGGTGGTGAACCCCGAGGTTTCCAGCGTGCGGGACGCGGACCGCATCATCGGCCTCCTGGAGGCCCGGGAGATCCGGGAAAACTTCCTGGTCATCAACCGCCTGCGGCCCAAGATGGTGGCCAAGGGGGACATGCTCTCCGTGGAGGACGTGGTGGAGATCCTGGGCCTGAAGCCCATCGGCATCGTCCCCGAGGACGAGCAGGTCATCGTCTCCACCAACCAGGGGGAGCCTTTGGTCCTGAAGGGCACGGGCCCCGCGGCCCAGGCCTTCATGGACACCGCCCGCCGCATCCGGGGGGAGGAGGTGCCCTTCCGCCACCTGGACGAGGCGGGGGGGCTCCTTTCCGTGCTCAGGCGCCTCTTTGGAGGGGGTCGGTGA
- a CDS encoding winged helix-turn-helix transcriptional regulator, which translates to MALSKTARKALRVLARRGAPEVLFALGKGSARFSDLEQALLLSPRTLAERLRELALMGLVERRAYAEVPPRVEYTLTARGRKLLDFLRGLEQVLELQEEMR; encoded by the coding sequence ATGGCCCTTTCCAAGACCGCCCGCAAGGCCTTAAGGGTCCTGGCCCGCCGGGGGGCGCCCGAGGTCCTTTTCGCCCTGGGGAAGGGCTCGGCCCGCTTCTCCGACCTGGAACAGGCCCTCCTCCTCTCCCCGAGAACCCTGGCCGAACGCCTGCGGGAGCTGGCCCTCATGGGGCTGGTGGAGCGGAGGGCTTACGCGGAGGTGCCGCCCCGGGTAGAATACACCCTGACGGCAAGGGGGCGTAAGCTCTTGGATTTCCTTAGGGGATTGGAGCAGGTGTTGGAGCTTCAGGAGGAGATGCGGTGA
- a CDS encoding acyl-CoA mutase large subunit family protein yields MEGLFESLPEDYQKRLGRPGEYPFTRGIYPRMYLDRFWTMRQYAGFSTAEESNRRYRYLLAQGQTGLSVAFDLPTQLGLDPDHPMSVGEVGRVGVSIATLEDMERLFEGIPLDQVSTSMTINAPAMMLLALYLLVAERQGVSWDKVSGTVQNDILKEYFARGTYIYPPGPSMRLVTDIFQFCAEKVPRWNTISISGYHIREAGATAAQEIAFTLADAKAYVRAAIERGLDVDRFAPRLSFFFAAHNDIFEEAAKFRAARRLWARIMREEFGAKDPRSWALRFHTQTGGSTLTAQEPLNNVVRTAYQALAAVLGGTQSLHTNAYDEALGLPTEKSALLALRTQQILAYESGVTRAIDPLGGSFYLEHLTDRLEREAEALIREIDALGGAVAAVEAGYFQRAIEESAWRFQKEVEEGGRVIVGVNRFFDPQSPLNEPVPVQRIDPELHEKRKREVAEFKRRRDGESVRVGLEALRRAARGEENLFPYVLEAFRRRATLGEVCGVLREEWGEYQPPR; encoded by the coding sequence ATGGAAGGCCTCTTTGAGTCCTTGCCCGAGGACTACCAGAAACGCCTGGGCCGCCCCGGGGAGTACCCCTTCACCCGGGGGATCTACCCCCGGATGTACCTGGACCGGTTCTGGACCATGCGGCAGTACGCGGGCTTCTCCACCGCGGAGGAGTCCAACCGACGCTACCGCTACCTCCTGGCCCAGGGCCAGACCGGGCTTTCCGTGGCCTTCGACCTCCCCACCCAGCTGGGCCTAGACCCGGACCACCCCATGAGCGTGGGGGAGGTGGGGCGGGTGGGGGTGTCCATCGCCACCCTCGAGGACATGGAGCGGCTCTTTGAGGGCATCCCCCTGGACCAGGTGTCCACCAGCATGACCATCAACGCCCCCGCCATGATGCTCCTGGCCCTTTACCTCCTGGTGGCCGAAAGGCAGGGGGTTTCCTGGGACAAGGTTTCGGGCACGGTCCAGAACGACATCCTGAAGGAGTACTTCGCCCGGGGGACCTACATCTACCCCCCGGGGCCCTCCATGCGCCTCGTCACGGACATCTTCCAGTTCTGCGCGGAGAAGGTGCCCCGCTGGAACACCATCAGCATCTCCGGCTACCACATCCGCGAGGCGGGGGCCACCGCCGCCCAGGAGATCGCCTTCACCCTGGCGGACGCCAAGGCCTACGTGCGGGCGGCCATAGAGAGGGGGCTGGACGTGGACCGCTTCGCCCCCCGGCTTTCCTTTTTCTTCGCCGCCCACAACGACATCTTTGAGGAGGCGGCCAAGTTCCGCGCGGCCCGGCGGCTTTGGGCCCGGATCATGCGGGAGGAGTTCGGGGCCAAGGACCCCAGGAGCTGGGCCCTCCGCTTCCACACCCAGACCGGGGGCTCCACCCTCACCGCCCAGGAGCCCCTGAACAACGTGGTGCGCACCGCCTACCAGGCCCTGGCCGCCGTCCTTGGGGGCACGCAGAGCCTGCACACCAACGCTTACGACGAGGCCCTGGGCCTGCCCACGGAGAAAAGCGCCCTCCTCGCCCTCAGGACCCAGCAGATCCTGGCCTACGAGAGCGGGGTCACCCGGGCCATAGACCCCTTGGGGGGAAGCTTCTACCTGGAGCACCTCACGGACCGGCTGGAGCGGGAGGCCGAGGCCCTCATCCGGGAGATCGACGCCCTCGGGGGCGCGGTGGCCGCGGTGGAGGCGGGCTACTTCCAGCGGGCCATCGAGGAGTCCGCCTGGCGCTTCCAGAAGGAGGTGGAGGAGGGCGGGCGGGTCATCGTGGGGGTGAACCGCTTCTTTGACCCCCAAAGCCCCCTGAACGAGCCCGTCCCCGTGCAGCGCATAGACCCCGAGCTCCACGAAAAGCGCAAGCGGGAGGTGGCGGAGTTCAAGAGGAGGCGGGACGGGGAAAGCGTCCGGGTGGGCCTCGAGGCCCTAAGGCGGGCGGCAAGGGGCGAGGAAAACCTCTTCCCCTACGTGCTGGAGGCCTTCCGCCGCCGGGCCACCCTGGGGGAGGTCTGCGGGGTCCTAAGGGAGGAGTGGGGGGAGTACCAGCCCCCCCGGTGA